TGCCCCTGGAGTCCACAAGAAAAAACTTGACAGTAGAAGCATCAAATGTGTCCTACTTGGAGTGAGTGAAGAGTCCAAGGCATATAGGTTGTTTGATCCTCTACAGCAAAGGATCATCACAAGTAGAGATGTGGTGTTTGATGAGGAGAATAAATGGGATTGGAGTGGTGAAAAAGAGAGTAGCAGTGACTTAGTGGACCTTGGAGAGGAGGAAAAAAGAAATGATCAGGTTGCTCCAATTGCAAACCAATCTGATCAAACTATGGAAGTATCTTCAATACAAGCAGCAGCAACTACCTCAAATTCAGCACAAGCAGAACAAGCAGCAGCAACTACCTCAACTCCCTGTAGAGCTATTGATAGTACAGTTTCTTCTGAAATGCAAGGCACTGGGGAAGGAAGAAGTGCAAGGGGAAAGAGAAATGTAACTCAACCAAATTGGATGAGGGAATTTGTGAGTGGTGAAGAACTTGATAGTGAGGAGGAAGGATTCAGTTTTTCTGTTCTTTGTTCCTCAACTGATCCTGTCTCATTTCAAGAGGCAGTGAGAGATGAGAAGTGGAGGACTGCTATGGATAATGAAATTGAGGCTATTGAGAGGAACAAAACTTGGGATTTAGTTCCTTTACCAGCTGGTTCCAAGAGCATTGGTGTTAAGTGGATCTACAAGACTAAGTACAATGAGAAAGGAGAGATTGAGAAGCATAAAGCAAGACTAGTTGCTAAAGGGTATGCACAACAACATGGAATTGATTTTACTGAAGTGTTTTCCCCTGTAGCAAGATGGGACACAATTAGAACAATTCTAGCTCTTGCTGCCATAAGAGGGTGGAGTGTTTTTCAgctggatgtgaagagtgcctttCTACATGGGGAGATTGGTGAAACTGTATATGTGGACCAGCCTTTAGGATATCAGAAAAAGGGTGAGGAGGACAAAGTGTACAAGCTCAAGAAAGCgttgtatggtttgaagcaagctccaagagcttggTATAGTAAGATTGAGTCTTACTTTCTCAAGGAAGAATTCACTAAATGTCCCTCTGAACACACACTGTTTGTTAAGAATGGCAATGATGGTAAGTTGTTAATTGTGAGTGTGTATGTAGATGATCTGATTTTTACTGGTAATAGTGTCTACATGTTTGAAGAATTTAAGAAGTCTATGGAAAGGGAGTTTGCCATGAGTGATCTGGGGAAGATGAGCTACTTTCTAGGGGTAGAAGTTGTGCAGAATTCCAGAGGTATATTCATAAGCCAAGGAAAGTATGCCAAAGAAGTACTTGAGAGGTTTGGCATGAGTAACAGCACACCTGTTCATAACCCTGTGGTGCCTGGGAGCAAATTGTCAAAGCAAGGATGTGGAATAGAGGTTGATTCTACTGAGTACAAGCAGATGGTGGGAAGCCTAATGTACCTTACTGCCACTAGACCAGATCTTATGTTTGCAGTGAGTTTGGTGAGCAGGTATATGGAGAAGCCTACAATGCAACACCTTCAAGCTGTGAAGAGAATAATGAGATACTTGAAGGAAACTAGTGAACTGGGAATTTTTTATGACAGAAGAGGTGAAGGGAATCTCATAGCATTCACTGATTCTGATTATGCAGGGGATCTTGATGACAGAAGGAGCACTTCAGGATATGTCTTCCTTCTTGGAACTGGTCTTGTTGCTTGGTCCTCCAAGAAACAGGCAGTGGTAAGTCTCTCTACCACTGAAGCAGAGTTTATTGCTGCTGCCTCATGTGTCTGTCAGTGCATATGGTTGAGAAGGATCTTAGACAAACTTGGCTTTACTCAAAGCAAGTGTTCTAGGATTTTCTGTGATAATAGCTCAGCCATTAAGTTGTCCAAGAATCCTGTGTTACATGGTCGAAGCAAACACATAGATGTGAGATATCACTTCCTCAGAGATCTTGTCAAGGAAGGGAAAATAGAGTTGGTTCATTGCAGCAGTGAAGAGCAAGTCTCAGACATTATGACCAAGGCCCTGAAAGTTGCTACATTTGTGAAGCTAAGGAATGAACTAGGAGTGTGTAGTCTTGCTAAGTAAACTGAAACTACTTGTAGTATTTTCAGTTTAAGGGAGAGTGTTAGATGTATTGAGTTTGGGCCTTGTAAGTTTGGTAGTATGGGCTGCTCAAAGGCCCATTTAGTTGTTGGGTATGATTTTGTTAGTATTGTGTATGTACTGTATAAATACTTGTATTGTTAGTTGAATGATATGAAATTCAGTTTACAGAGAAATCACTTTTCATTGAGTTTGCTTTGTGAGTCTTTCTACAGAAAAGCAAACTTCCTCTCatttgataataataataacattctTAATTAAGTTCATATTATCTTAAATAATTTTGACTTGTAATCTTCATGAAGGGAACAGCAACTATAGTCTATATATTCGTTTTGATCTTGATGAAGCTGTCACGAGCCAAATGAAGAGCACACGGACTCTATTTGATTTTTGAGTAATTGGTTTGCACGTCTTAATTTGAGCATCTTCATTTCAACCCTCCAAAATAACAAATGCTGGTTATCGACAAATATAATTTATTGTTCACATGTGTGCCTTTCTAACTACTAACGTGATTCAACTATCAACTCTGCCACCAACTCAATCCTCACCTGTATTAAATTTccaccaaaagaaaataaagcataATTAATTGGGGATCCTATTTCTAAATATTTCCACCTTCAATACTTATAGGTGTTGAAAACTCTCACATTGAATAGAAATATGATAGAGATAACTCTTATATATAAAACGACAATCATCACTTATGAGGTAAAGTTAGACCTTTTCAAATTCTAATATTGTATAGATGTATAGTCCTAAGTGTGACCTAAATCTGTTTAGTGGAGACCATTTGTATATGAGCTACCTGCAAATGTTAACTCATACATAATACAACGTTTTAGAAGGAATATGTTGAGAAGTTTCAGACTAGAGATATGATAAAAATAACCCGTATTTATACGAAGACAATCCATACCTCTTAAATTAGTTTTTAGAGTAGAGATATACATTCTAAAATTATAATAACTTAGGGGGCGTTTGGTAGAAGGTTGGGAAATACATTCCCGGGAATAATATTTTTAGGAGTCTGATTGTTGAGAATATCATTTCTGGGTAAGACTTAAGGTGTGTTTGGTTAAGATTTAGGATTCATGCTgggaatatttttaaattttatttaatttaaaaatttaaaaattcaaaatgataaaaaaaattaaatatgatggAATTTGTGAGTGGGAAGTTACATTCTTTCCCATGGGAATCCAAGATTCCCAACCCATTTTATGAGAATCAAATGACGGAAGTTATGGAAGTTATGTCATTTGCGGGAATGTTTTATGCCCGGGCATCCAATTTTCAACCTCATAACAAACACGGGAATATGATTCCCTACCTCCATATTCCCGATAATGTATTTCTCAACCTTGTACCAAACGCCCCCTTAGTCATAAATATAAGGGTTAGCAAAAATAATGGGTTTTGTTTCTTAAGGGAGATAATGCTTTATTTTAAAGAAAGCTACTGAATATGATGAAGGTGTTGTCTTCATGTCTTAAACTTGGCCCATTAATAATGTATAACTAACTACTACTAggcaaaaaatatattaaaaatacaaaTGGACATCGATTCATGTGTAAGTTCTGCATCTTATTCCTTGGTTAATTTATATGGTTCACATGCAACTATATCAATCTTGAACATAAATGATCGAACTGTTTAATTTGTGAGGcattattcaatttttataaCTCAGAAAGGTAACAGGTATTATTACATGAGGTGCTCCAATTATTAATTTGATTTATCTTAGTCATATAGGAGTATAGTATTAGAAGTTTATAACTACACCAGACTGAAGACTTTTCTGCAGATTGCAATCTCTAACTCCATTTCTAGAGAGAACACACCTTGCATGCCTGATTCTATTCAGCTTCAACAATACCAGATTTTAGCCATTTCTGCAACTGGGTTTTCCTTCTTTGGTTACTTTTCTCCAAAGAAAGCtatcttctctttctttctttctttctttcttttttcttttggcaTAAAAATTCTTCAGAGAAGAAGATAAAGGCACAAACACTAAGGAGGGAACTGTTTCAAACGATGTTTAGCTAGCTGCAGTTCAAATTCAAACAAGACAAATAAAAGGGTAACATAAAAAACAATGCTTGGGACCGttacttttttcttctttccaaCCGTTGGCTTTGATgttttgaaaacatttttttaccCTCAGAAAGTTCTCAATGAATGCTTTATTAGCAAACCTTTTCAGTGAATTATTTTGGGTCTCAATAGCAGGAACATTCTTGGGaagctttttctttctttgcttAGAGAAGACAAGACAAGAACATTCAAAGTTTcagcttctttttttttttcttttgatttatctttatctttttcctttcttttctcttaATATAGTTTTAATTTCAATGTAAAACTTAGTGATCCTGCTTTATATCATAGTATGGTCACAGTCACAGGTTATCATAGAGTATAACTGAATACTTACATTTACAGCCCACCTCAACTTCCATGATTGAATGTGCAGGTTTTGAAGAAATTGACCATATATCATTTAGTTAAGATGGATAACTCATCCAACTTTGATGAAAACTCTGATGTGGGTTATCTGCCTTCACCTTCTTCTGTGGATCAAAATGATCATTCAATCACTGAAACTGCTGGGTACTCTCCATTCAGTGTTGATTCCTTTGCATATTACCGGTCCAATTCAGAGGTCTCAACCTTGTCTGAGCCTATTGATGATAATAGCTCTGCTAGTGAACCTTCACCTTCTCCATGGATTTCTGTGAAACATGGAGCTAGTCAAGCTTCTCTTTCCAGATTAGGAATGAAGCAGAGAAAGCATTCTTTAGATGATAAATCTGATGACCTTAATCTCTTGGAGTCAGGTTGGTTTGCAAAGCATGTGCATCATGCATTTTTCCTCTGTGAATATGTACAATTCTATAGGAATTAACTCAGCTTTATGGTATTTTCAGAGCTTGAAATGATGAAGGAAAGATTTGCAAAGATTCTACTTGGGGAAGACATGTCTGGTGGTGGAAAAGGTGTCAGCACAGCAGTTACAATATCAAATTCCATAACCAATCTCTATGGTAACTTTTTATTGGTAGCAAAGCAGTAGAACAGTCTGTGTTTGTTTCAAACGATTGTGGTTAAACTTATTTGGATTGGGAATTTGCAGCAACTGTTTTTGGACAAAACTTGAAGTTGGAGCCTCTTAAGCCTGAGAAGAAGGCTATGTGGATAAGAGAAATGAATTGTCTTCTTTCAGTGTGTGAATACATAGTAGAGTTTGCCCCAACAGCACAATACTTAGAAGATGGTACAATTGTGGAGGTGAATTATTGGTTAACCTTAACTAAGGTCAACAGAGATTATTGTGCATCTCATAATGTGTCTAATTTATTATCTGGTCATGTTTTTCAGATGATGACAAGCAGACCAAGATCAGATATTTATGTCAACCTCCCAGCTCTTCAGAAGCTTGACACAATGCTTATAGTAAGAGAAAGTTCAATGGATTCTTGTATGTGATAACTGTGTTTTCAGTGCCTTATAAACTTGAATGTTTTTTTACAGGAAATTTTAGATAGTTTCCAGGATACTGAATTTTGGTATGCAGAACACGGGAGCATATCAGGGAACTCAACTCGTTCGCGTGCTGGCTCCTTTCGGAAGATTGTTCAGAGGAAAGATGAGAAATGGTGGTTGCCAGTTCCTTGTGTTAACCCTGGTGGTCTTTCTGAAAAGTCAAGGAGGCATTTAAGGAAGAAGAGAGACTGTGCTAATCAAATTCATAAAGCAGCCATGGCAATAAATAGCAGTGTTCTTGCAGAAATGGAAATCCCAGAAACATACACAGCAAATCTTCCCAAGGTTAGTACTAATTGGTGATCCAATTGTTAAAGACTATTGTTGTTTCTCAAAGTTTCAGTCTAAAGCAAAATCCTAGCAATTACTCTACACAGCTGAAAGATATTTGGGATGTGATTCAGGATTTTTCTAAACTCAATCCCATAAACAAAGTGGCCTGAACTTTTAAATTCTTCAAGCTTTTTAAGCCATTAATAAGTAATAACAGCTAAGTCTTGTATAGAGAACAGGTTGGTATAATTTCATACATGGTACCAGTCATACAAATCTGATGACATCTTCTATTAGTCATAGGTcgcgtttggaagagcttaatTGAGCTTCTCTTATAGCATATGCGCTTATGCAAATGTTTGGGTAAATTTATGAAAACAGCTTATGATCTTACCTATAATCTATTTTGGGCTTATTTTATTCAGATTAGCTTATGCATATTATAACTGCTTATAATATATTTTGAGTGTATTGCAATAAGCttatcaaattagcttatgaataagcgcttattgtCGTAAGCGCTTAATTAATTTGTTTACCTAAATGCACTGTTAAGCTTATCCCCTTAAAATTAATTGCAAAAAATTAG
This portion of the Lotus japonicus ecotype B-129 chromosome 3, LjGifu_v1.2 genome encodes:
- the LOC130746117 gene encoding rop guanine nucleotide exchange factor 3-like isoform X1, whose product is MDNSSNFDENSDVGYLPSPSSVDQNDHSITETAGYSPFSVDSFAYYRSNSEVSTLSEPIDDNSSASEPSPSPWISVKHGASQASLSRLGMKQRKHSLDDKSDDLNLLESELEMMKERFAKILLGEDMSGGGKGVSTAVTISNSITNLYATVFGQNLKLEPLKPEKKAMWIREMNCLLSVCEYIVEFAPTAQYLEDGTIVEVNYWLTLTKVNRDYCASHNVSNLLSGHVFQMMTSRPRSDIYVNLPALQKLDTMLIEILDSFQDTEFWYAEHGSISGNSTRSRAGSFRKIVQRKDEKWWLPVPCVNPGGLSEKSRRHLRKKRDCANQIHKAAMAINSSVLAEMEIPETYTANLPKSGRASLGDTIYRYMHSADKFSPDYLLDCLKISTEHEALQLADKVESSMYTWRRKACLSHSKASWNKVKDLMADTDGSDKNCILAERSETLLFCLKQRYPELSQTSLDTCKIQYNHDVGKAILESYSRVLEGLAFNIVAWTDDVLFVDKSMKNQDV
- the LOC130746117 gene encoding rop guanine nucleotide exchange factor 3-like isoform X2, with amino-acid sequence MDNSSNFDENSDVGYLPSPSSVDQNDHSITETAGYSPFSVDSFAYYRSNSEVSTLSEPIDDNSSASEPSPSPWISVKHGASQASLSRLGMKQRKHSLDDKSDDLNLLESELEMMKERFAKILLGEDMSGGGKGVSTAVTISNSITNLYATVFGQNLKLEPLKPEKKAMWIREMNCLLSVCEYIVEFAPTAQYLEDGTIVEMMTSRPRSDIYVNLPALQKLDTMLIEILDSFQDTEFWYAEHGSISGNSTRSRAGSFRKIVQRKDEKWWLPVPCVNPGGLSEKSRRHLRKKRDCANQIHKAAMAINSSVLAEMEIPETYTANLPKSGRASLGDTIYRYMHSADKFSPDYLLDCLKISTEHEALQLADKVESSMYTWRRKACLSHSKASWNKVKDLMADTDGSDKNCILAERSETLLFCLKQRYPELSQTSLDTCKIQYNHDVGKAILESYSRVLEGLAFNIVAWTDDVLFVDKSMKNQDV